The sequence ATGTCTCGTCCGCGACCTTCTCCGGTCGCGGTCGGCGGACCCGGGTCGTACGGCGTGAAGCATCGGCGAGCCGCGCGAGGTGATCGCGCTCGTGGTCACCGAGTCGCAGAGCCCGCCCGATGGCGTCCAGCACCTCGGCCGAGGCGCCACGGGACAGTCCCTGTTCGAGCCGGGTGTAGTAGGAGGAGCTGACGCCGGCCAACTGCGCCAGCTCCTCCCGGCGCAGCCCGGCCACCCTGCGAGGCCCGTAGGCGGGCAGTCCAACGTCCTCCGGCCGGAGCTGAGCCCGGCGCGCCTGCAGGAAGTCGCCCAGTGGGCCAGGTCCGTCCATACGTGCAGTGTGCGACGCGGCAGCGGACGCAGCCACTCCCTGCGAGGGGTAGGACACAGCGGGACTGGCTGCCCAGGGTGACAGCGCCCAAGCTCGGGAGCACCCGGCCATGCGCCCGAACCATGAGGAAAACCATGCAACGCATCACCTTGGGTGACGTCACCGTCACTCGCGTCAAGGAGTACTACGGCTCGGTCGGGATGGCTCCGGCGGAGTTCTTCCCGGACAGCCCCGATGGGGCATGGGGGCAGCACCGCCCCGTCCTGGTGCCCGACTTCTGGGACCCCGGCACGAACGAGTGCAACACGGCGATCCAGTCCTGGCTTCTGCACAGCGAAGGGCGCACCATCCTCGTCGACACCGGTGTGGGGAACCACAAGGACCGGCCGTACGCGCCGGTCTGGAACCGCCTCGACACCGACTACCTCGACAACCTCGCGGCGTCAGGCGTCCGGCCCGAAGACGTCGACATCGTGGTCAACACACACCTGCACATCGACCACGTCGGCTGGAACACCTACCTCGACGGCCGCACGTGGATACCGACGTTCCCCAATGCCACGTACCTCATGCCTCGGCGGGACTTCGACTTCTGGAACCCGGCCAACGGCCACCAACCGCTCCTCGGCCGTGGCAACCAGAACGTGTTCGAGGACAGCGTCGCCCCGGTGCATCGGGCCGGGTTGGCCGAACTGTGGGACGGCTCCTACCGGATCGACAAGAACCTGCGGCTGGATCTCGCGCCCGGCCACACCCCGGGTTCGTCCGTCCTGGCGCTGGAGTCGGGTCGCGACCGTGCGCTCTTCGTCGGGGACCTGGTGCACACCGCGCTGCAGATCATGGAGCCGGACACCAATTCCTGCTTCTGCGAGGACGCGGTCCAGGCACGAGCGACCAGGCACAAGCTGCTCGGCCGCGCGGCCGAGAGCAACGCCCTTGTCCTCCCCGCCCACCTGGGCGGCCACGGCGCGGTCGAGGTCGAGAGGGACGGCTCGAAGTTCGCGATCAGGGAATGGGCGGGGTTCTCCCGCATCGCGTGAAGCACCGAGATCGAAAGGAAGAGTTCCGTGCCCCAGCACTCACACCCAGTCGTCGAGACGCCTTCAGGCGCCGTGCGCGGTCTGCGCGACCGGTTCGGTGACCTGTACCGCGCGATCCCGTATGCGGCAGCACCGCTGGGCGCTCGACGCTTCGCGCCACCCGTACCGCACTCCGGCTGGTCCGGAGTCAGGAACGCCACGCAACCCTCACCGACGGCACCACAGCCCGCCCGCGCCTTCGGCCGTCTCGACATGAGCCCCTACTTCGGACCGGGCTGGGTACCGGGCGACGAGTACCTGACCGTCGACATCCGCACCCCGGCCGCAGACGGCGAGAAGCGCCCGGTCATGGTCTTCGTGCACGGCGGCGGGTTCGTCACCGGCTCCACCCGCGCCGCGCTGTACGACGGCAGGGCCTTCGCCCGCGACGGTGTCGTCCTGGTGACGATGAACTACCGGGTCGGCATTCCCGGCTTCCTCGATCTGCCCGGAGCCCCGGCGAACCGCGGACTGCTCGACGTGCTGGCGGCACTGCGCTGGGTGCGCGACACCATCTCCTCCTTCGGCGGTGACCCCGGCAACGTCACGGTCTTCGGGCAATCGGCGGGCGCGACGATCACCGGCGCACTGCTCGCGGTACCGGAGGCCGACGGCCTGTTCCGCCGCGCGATCATCCAAAGCGGCAGCGGCACCGGTGCCTTCACCCCTGAGCAGGCCCAGCGGGTCACCGCGGCGGCGGCGAACGCCCTCGGCGTCCAGGCGACCGCTGAGCAGTTCGCCGGTATCCCGGACGAGCGCTTCCTCGGCATCATGCCGGAGCTGGCAGGACTCGACCTGCGCACCGCCACCGCGACGGACCCGCTGCTCGGGCTGAGCCCGTTCAGCCTGGTCCTGCCCGTCCAGCCCGCCGACGCGCTGAGCGACGGACCTGCCGCCGAGGTCTCCGTGCTCATCGGCGGCAACACCGAGGAGGGGAACCTGTACCTCGTTCCCCAGGGCAAGCTGGAGACCTCCACCGAAGCCGACGTCCTCACCCTCGCCGCAGCGGCGTACGCAGAACCCGCCACAGCGGTCGCCGCCCGCAGAACAGCACACCCGGACGCCACGCCCGGTGAACTGCGCTCGGCACTGCTC comes from Streptomyces sp. NBC_00448 and encodes:
- a CDS encoding MBL fold metallo-hydrolase, which produces MQRITLGDVTVTRVKEYYGSVGMAPAEFFPDSPDGAWGQHRPVLVPDFWDPGTNECNTAIQSWLLHSEGRTILVDTGVGNHKDRPYAPVWNRLDTDYLDNLAASGVRPEDVDIVVNTHLHIDHVGWNTYLDGRTWIPTFPNATYLMPRRDFDFWNPANGHQPLLGRGNQNVFEDSVAPVHRAGLAELWDGSYRIDKNLRLDLAPGHTPGSSVLALESGRDRALFVGDLVHTALQIMEPDTNSCFCEDAVQARATRHKLLGRAAESNALVLPAHLGGHGAVEVERDGSKFAIREWAGFSRIA
- a CDS encoding carboxylesterase/lipase family protein — encoded protein: MPQHSHPVVETPSGAVRGLRDRFGDLYRAIPYAAAPLGARRFAPPVPHSGWSGVRNATQPSPTAPQPARAFGRLDMSPYFGPGWVPGDEYLTVDIRTPAADGEKRPVMVFVHGGGFVTGSTRAALYDGRAFARDGVVLVTMNYRVGIPGFLDLPGAPANRGLLDVLAALRWVRDTISSFGGDPGNVTVFGQSAGATITGALLAVPEADGLFRRAIIQSGSGTGAFTPEQAQRVTAAAANALGVQATAEQFAGIPDERFLGIMPELAGLDLRTATATDPLLGLSPFSLVLPVQPADALSDGPAAEVSVLIGGNTEEGNLYLVPQGKLETSTEADVLTLAAAAYAEPATAVAARRTAHPDATPGELRSALLGQALFGAGTARMARAHSRISGRRTHVYSFAQRSTALDGRLGATHTIELPYVFDLADEPWLHGDSGLLGPDAAPEDLAKAMHGAWIAFARDGDPGWAAFDPEQPVVKVFGG